One window of the Diospyros lotus cultivar Yz01 chromosome 12, ASM1463336v1, whole genome shotgun sequence genome contains the following:
- the LOC127813986 gene encoding uncharacterized protein LOC127813986 isoform X1, which produces MADAGAAAAAAGASGGGEYWWWWAASTAQFAAGINFYRKGYCGDSRLMPLKAFAVASLFVGASASAALAFLRSSGIHSVEDLKEAGANIRTGLGIPPRA; this is translated from the exons ATGGCGGATGCAGGAGCAGCGGCAGCGGCAGCAGGAGCAAGTGGCGGAGGAGAGTACTGGTGGTGGTGGGCTGCCAGCACTGCCCAGTTTGCCGCCGGCATCAACTTCTACCGCAAAGGTTATTGCGGCGATTCTCGCCTCATGCCTTTGAAGGCCTTCGCCGTCGCCTCTCTCTTCGTCGGCGCCTCTGCCTCCGCCGCCCTTGCCTTTCTTCGTTCCTCCGGCATCCACTCC GTGGAGGACCTCAAGGAAGCGGGTGCAAATATAAGGACCGGACTAGGCATTCCGCCAAGGGCATGA
- the LOC127813986 gene encoding uncharacterized protein LOC127813986 isoform X2 — protein MADAGAAAAAAGASGGGEYWWWWAASTAQFAAGINFYRKGYCGDSRLMPLKAFAVASLFVGASASAALAFLRSSGIHS, from the exons ATGGCGGATGCAGGAGCAGCGGCAGCGGCAGCAGGAGCAAGTGGCGGAGGAGAGTACTGGTGGTGGTGGGCTGCCAGCACTGCCCAGTTTGCCGCCGGCATCAACTTCTACCGCAAAGGTTATTGCGGCGATTCTCGCCTCATGCCTTTGAAGGCCTTCGCCGTCGCCTCTCTCTTCGTCGGCGCCTCTGCCTCCGCCGCCCTTGCCTTTCTTCGTTCCTCCGGCATCCACTCC TAA
- the LOC127813978 gene encoding probable mitochondrial import inner membrane translocase subunit TIM21, producing the protein MHYVKRTGFSLKNRWANAVKSYRGSCSQMEHNPRKWLADAGSVGFSSARNDFVNGVVPKSGFASSSNVHGFITKEVLRAAGTSFPFMGQQTSESMVHFRSLENYGANIKGPCFARTFASTASEQERRDSSKTRKDISKVEDPFDAPTYNIPEKPVTFTEGASYSIIILAGLGIAAVAAYGVFKELIFEPKEYKIFGKALERIQNDSQVRVRIGSPVTGYGQESRNRAARQRIPNRVWTDEDGVEHVEVNFYIRGPHGGGKVYTEMFRDKVDKQWKFTYLIVEIKSPSPAQLMLESYVPA; encoded by the exons ATGCACTATGTTAAGCGAACTGGGTTTTCACTGAAGAACAGATGGGCAAATGCTGTGAAATCTTACAGGGGTTCGTGTTCCCAGATGGAGCATAATCCTAGAAAGTGGCTAGCCGATGCGGGTTCTGTTGGTTTTTCATCTGCCCGTAATGATTTTGTAAATGGG GTGGTTCCGAAGTCAGGCTTTGCGAGCTCCTCCAACGTTCATGGCTTTATAACTAAG GAGGTGCTTCGAGCTGCTG GAACATCCTTTCCTTTTATGGGGCAACAGACTAGTGAAAGTATGGTTCATTTTCGGTCATTGGAAAATTATGGAGCCAACATCAAAGGTCCTTGTTTTGCCAGAACTTTTGCATCAACAGCTTCTGAACAAGAGCGACGGGATTCATCCAAG ACTAGAAAAGACATATCAAAAGTTGAGGATCCCTTTGATGCTCCTACTTACAACATCCCAGAGAAGCCTGTGACATTCACAGAGGGAGCTTCCTATAGTATAATCATTCTTGCAGGGCTTGGAATTGCTGCTGTGGCAGCATATGGTGTTTTCAAAGAACTCATTTTTGAACCTAAAGA ATACAAGATTTTTGGCAAGGCTCTAGAAAGGATTCAAAATGACAGTCAG GTCAGGGTGAGAATTGGATCACCTGTTACGGGCTATGGCCAGGAAAGTAGGAACCGTGCTGCTCGCCAACGGattccaaatagggtttggacTGACGAGGATGGAGTTGAACATGTTGAG GTTAATTTCTATATTCGGGGGCCCCATGGTGGCGGCAAAGTTTATACCGAGATGTTCAGAGACAAGGTGGACAAGCAATGGAAGTTCACATATTTGATTGTAGAGATCAAGTCACCTTCTCCGGCGCAGTTAATGCTCGAGTCTTATGTTCCAGCCTGA
- the LOC127813977 gene encoding transcription factor DUO1 produces MGRRRRRQREEEAEAEGFIGDDEIKKGPWKAEEDEVLISHVNKHGPRDWSSIRSKGLLHRTGKSCRLRWVNKLRPNLKNGIKFSAEEERIVMELQAEFGNKWARIATYLPGRTDNDVKNFWSSRQKRLARLLQTPAPSPLSQYQNPSEVSVVHDMPTDMEAPKFSSSTDEESSSKSQSCSSLLIDNSQMMIKMVPLPELAKPDLLHCEQDFLQPEFNPAEKNPAEEPQAFIPFPIIPDLEPDLPLEMGSQELASVLGSPNLLEMFGNADASDVENLPQIPLVPPYLGDEGQDGREDNGNSSIPDSFFSDFPADVFGHIEPLPSPSDW; encoded by the exons ATGGGTCGCCGTCGACGTCGTCAACGAGAAGAAGAAGCGGAGGCAGAGGGTTTCATTGGAGACGATGAGATAAAGAAGGGGCCGTGGAAAGCGGAAGAAGACGAGGTGCTGATCAGCCATGTCAACAAGCACGGCCCCAGAGACTGGAGCTCCATTCGATCCAAAGGTCTCCTCCACCGCACCGGCAAGTCGTGCCGACTCCGCTGGGTCAACAAACTCCGCCCCAACTTGAAGAA tgGGATCAAGTTTTCAGCTGAGGAGGAGAGGATAGTGATGGAGCTGCAGGCAGAGTTTGGGAACAAATGGGCAAGAATTGCCACCTATTTGCCAGGCAGAACAGACAATGATGTGAAGAATTTTTGGAGTAGCAGGCAGAAGAGATTGGCCAGGCTTCTCCAGACACCAGCACCATCACCGTTGTCCCAATATCAGAACCCTAGTGAAGTTTCTGTTGTTCATGACATGCCTACAGATATGGAG GCACCGAAGTTCAGTTCTTCAACAGATGAAGAATCATCCTCAAAGTCCCAATCTTGCTCCTCATTATTAATTGACAACTCCCAAATGATGATCAAGATGGTACCACTACCTGAGCTTGCAAAACCAGACTTGCTCCACTGTGAGCAAGACTTTCTACAGCCCGAGTTCAACCCTGCTGAGAAGAATCCAGCCGAAGAGCCACAAGCATTTATCCCATTTCCCATAATTCCAGACCTCGAACCAGACCTTCCACTTGAAATGGGAAGCCAGGAACTCGCCTCTGTCCTCGGGAGCCCTAACTTACTGGAAATGTTTGGGAATGCTGATGCCTCAGATGTCGAAAACTTACCACAGATTCCTCTTGTGCCACCATATCTTGGGGATGAAGGACAAGATGGAAGGGAAGATAATGGAAACTCTTCTATCCCAGACAGCTTCTTCAGTGACTTCCCAGCTGATGTATTTGGTCATATCGAGCCACTACCCAGCCCATCAGATTGGTGA